The window CCCACGTTTCTTTAACTCGTTTTCGACTTTCTCAGCATAAAAAGAATGACTATGTTTGATAGCCGTATCTGCGCCAGCGGCACTATTATTAGCTACCGAAGAAACAAAATGTTCAGCGCAATAGTTTTTAATTTGTTGGCTGATCTTACTCGCGCGTTTTTTAGCTTTCATATTATTCTGGTAGAAACGGAGTGCTGACTGATCGTCATCTAAAAGATTATTTGGATTTAGATCAGTGATGTACTTCACCTTTGACATCGGGCTTTGGAAATAAGCATCCTTAACTTTTTTGGATTGAGATAATAAAATTGGCAAAAGTATTTTAGAACCATCATTCTGAATCCAGCCAGCCCCTAGTTCTGAAACGCAAAAAATACTGTCAAAAAAATTCTCTGTGAGGAGATAAATAATAATATGAGCAGATTTCAGTGATACTGAGATTGTTTTACCAACATCGTCTCCACCTGGGATGCTCAAATCCTGATCAGAAGAGAAAAAAATACTTTGTCTCGTGTAGGCATCTGTGCTGGTTAGCAATTGTTGATACAACTCAGCGATTTCTTTGTCTTTTGTTGAATGGCTGATAAAAACTTCTGTTTCTGACATGAAAAAACTCCCTCAAAGAACTTCAAAATTAATTGTATCCTCTCCCTAGTAAAGTGCTTGCTAGCAATCAAAAAACGCGTATCCCTAAGTTTATGAAGCAAATTCTTCAATTAAGTACGTAAAAATTCCATTGTGTATTAACAACTTTTAGGGAGGTGTCTATGCGACCTGCATACTAATAAGTTATTCTACGTCACCCAGGAATTGTTACAATCTTCATACGCTGTCTAAGAATTCCCTTTAATGCCTTTTACGGAAAAAAGTGAATACTTTTTATCCCGAAGATTAAATGCCGGCTTGGTACCTTCGAGAATATCCACCACATATCGATTAACATCGGAATTCTCTAGCGCACCACTTGCAAAGTGAAACGTATTTTTATCCTTATCCATCTCGGCAACAATTACTTGGTCGGCATCCGCTGCAATAGCTATATTTGGATTGTGAGTCACAACGATTATTTGACGTTTAGATTTTGCGTATCTAAGGTATGGCACCAGATGTTTGTAAATTGATTGATTGTCCAAGTTGTCCTCTGGCTGATCTATGACGAGCGGAAGTTCCTTTTGGGAAAGTCCAAGATAAAATATGAGCAACACCAATCCTTTTTCCCCTGCAGATAGAGCTTGCAAAGTTTGTTTGTTGTAGGTCAAATTTAGCTCTACGTCCAAAAAATGGAGGCCATATAGATAATCGTATATCTCTCCTTGATTTCGAAGAACGCCTTGAACAAAATTAAAATCTGGTTGAGATTCCATAATATTCGGAGTCTGGTATATTACATTTTCAATAAAACCAATAATAGAACTGGAATCACCCAGTTCGGTACTATCCATTTTCTCATTAATATACGCTAAAGCCTCACTGTTGCCTCGCATTCTGCCGGCTTTTCTTGTGTCCACCTTGGCAACGATGCTTTCAGCAAAATCAGCAACAGGAATAATGTTACTAGAAAAATCAACCCCTTGGTCCTCATCATCTCGGCCCACTCTGTTAAGAGCATCTATATCTGCTTTTGCATTCTGGCACAGATCGTCTAGCTGGTGACTCTTATCCTTTAGCAAAACTAATATATTATTGACATATTCATTTCGTTTCTCATACGCTTTTTTTAATTCAGTAGGTATATCTTCAGTAAAATGTTTGATTTCTTTTTCAAGTGAATCCTTTGACCCTTGTTCCGTACCAGGAGTCCCTTTTTCTAGCAAAGCAATCTTTGATTTCCACTCGCCGAGTTCATTACTGTACTGCGCTTGAAGTTTTTGCTCGCGAGTCATCCTACTTTGAATTTGGTCTGCCTTCTGCTTTTTACTCTTAAGAACTTTTTGGAGATCTGTAGACTCTTTATCTAATTTGCCTTTCTCCTTCTCAATATTTTGCTTCTGAGGTCCAATTTCCTTATCCAAGTCCATATTCCTTGGTTCGTCAAGCACGAGTGAGGCTGTGAGTGTGCTCCCGTCAATAACACTCGGATTCAAATCCTGATATTGATTATTAAAAATATTAACCGTGGACTCATATAGTTGAATAGATTTAACAATATCGCTACGCTCTTTTAGCAACCTGTCCAAATCTACGAGAAAACTTTCCAAATGAGCTAGCTGAGTCCCAACTTCTTTTTGCTGAGTCTTTATATCAGCTGTCTCTTGCTTTAACTCGTCCCATTTCGTCTGTTCGTCCGAAGAATTTTGCTTGAGAGTTGGTTTATGAGGCAGATTATTTCGTAAGCTCTTTATTTGTGCAATAATTTCCGATAATTGCCTTTTCTTTTCGGCTAGTTTTTCCTTAGTCGCTTTCCCTTCAAGCGATATAATATCGACATTAAGATTATGTAATTCATCCCGAAGACCACTAACTTGATCGTTTATCGTACCCCCGAGTTGGTGGATTAGTGCTTTCCAACTTGTTTGCTGCAATCTCTTGCTAACTGGCAACGCGGAAAACACTATTTTTTCAATCTCAGTTCTCAACTCTATATCGTCAACTGATGATGCTATCTTCTCAATGAAACTTTGAGGCAAATATTCAACTTTTTCCTCTTCGAGAGATTCACGTGAATCCAATTTTATCCAGTCAGTTTGTGTATCATCGGCCCAAATTATTCTAGAACTAAAATTGGATCCGTAATTTGCCTTATTGTTAAATCTATCTTTAGATAAAAATGAGGCATCAGACATATTTCGAGATGTGCCGTCAAGTCCGATAACATCAGATAGGGCACTCTTACCCGCACCCTTATTGCCAATAATCGTGACCAATCCCGGGTTAAGCTGTAAAGATAAATCCTGTCCATACCAATCTGATTTGCCCTTATCATTGCGAACTTCAACAGCAGAAATCGTCCTGTACAATCGCAATTGTTGATCACTTAACTGATCTGGCTTAACCTTAAAAGATATTCTTCCATTAGGTTGAGAGAAAGCTTCCTTTAAACCATTAAAAGTTAGCTCAGCTTTAATCCAAGTAACAGATGCCTCATTATATCCATCCGGGTGATGTATGTCACTGTTAACCGTCACCGGTAGCCCTTGTAAGTCTTTGACGCAAGTATATTTAACAAGATCGTTTGCAGATTTTTCAGAGTTCGTATCCAAAAAATCGACAAATGATCTAAAATCGTGCCTCAGGAGTTTCTTGAATTCTTTATCAGTATCACCTTCTGGTCCGTTTAATTCTTTAGATTTGCCAAGCCCGTTACTTTTCTTTCCGTCATGAACAGAGATAAGTCCATCATGATCATCCCTGACAAATTTTACAATTTCATTCAACGAAATATATCCAGTTTCACTGTTCTCCCCAATATGGCGTTGGCGTAAAAATGCCCTAAAATCCTCAACGAGTCCATTTAAATCTATTTTTTCCGAGAAAATACCAATTACATGGATATTGGGACTTACAGTATCGGTGCGAAACTCAACACCTGGAAAAATCGTAATGTTGACATTCTTCTGTTCGATAATACTTCTTATGTGATTGATACGATCCTTATCAATACAAAAATGGTCTGTAATCGCAGCAGCATAGATATCATTATCAATCCACGCCTGAACAAGTTTTTCATCATAATCCTGCGAATGGTATTTTGCATCATACGAACTTGCAGTGTGAACGTGAAGATCCCACTTGTGCCAAAGTGAACCAATTTCTCCCATGACCAATAATAAATTCCTTCCCTAATTCCAAGCCTATATAAAGTTAAGCAGCTTTCTAATGCCTCAATTTTACTATTTTTTCAGAAATGCGAATATAATTTTTTTCAACTAGTATCTACAAAAAAATTCCGTTCTCATATCAGCACAAGGATCGATTGGTCTATTGCAATCTAACCGAGCATCTTATCCTTCACGCTCTTATTGCACGCGAAACTCATGGTCGTTTTGGATATCCAGGTTTAATACAATTCATTCAGCCTTGCGTAACAGACTGGTACATCTCTGGCATCAGACCAGAAAAAACTTGGCAAAAGAAATGCTTTGAAGCAGCTTACATGACAAGTGATGAAGCGAGTATATTGTTAAATATGATTGCAACACGATGAGCAACATCTTAGCAACAAGAACCATTGTTCAGAAGATCATGCGAAACAAGAAACACCACAGCACGCTGGCCGTTAGACTGGTAGAAATATCCTGTAAGCCTCGTTATCTAGATCTATCGGATCATAATAGGGAAGCATACGTTGGAAGTGAAAATAATTTTCCTTATGATTAAGATTTCTTAGTCGTTAGTGTGTTCTCAATGAACGCGGCCGTCATCTTAGTTAGAGGTTTTCCTATAGCTTCTTTGTAGTTATATCCGAGCAGTTGCAAAGATTTTAACGTGTCTGAATTGAGTAAGCCTAAAACAGTATTGACTGTCTTATCATCTAAACTTGGGCTACCGGAAAAATTCCGCATTGTTTCGATGGCTTGCTTGATAGTGTTATGTAGGCTCGTTATGTCATCATCACTGATCGTGACTCTTTCCAGAGCTTGCTTGTAACTACGAGCTATTCTTCCTAAATC of the Oenococcus sp. UCMA 16435 genome contains:
- a CDS encoding toll/interleukin-1 receptor domain-containing protein gives rise to the protein MSETEVFISHSTKDKEIAELYQQLLTSTDAYTRQSIFFSSDQDLSIPGGDDVGKTISVSLKSAHIIIYLLTENFFDSIFCVSELGAGWIQNDGSKILLPILLSQSKKVKDAYFQSPMSKVKYITDLNPNNLLDDDQSALRFYQNNMKAKKRASKISQQIKNYCAEHFVSSVANNSAAGADTAIKHSHSFYAEKVENELKKRGLVYTKHVSIVEGDLKMKIDFVLNMSEGKQFVETKFSKNYAQSQDNGDYYSGWIVVNKEMARKVGTWVFILESANKFDFLIIPKTDFRRILSQKKLVGANAFHFYVHSADGLHFEDIRDNKIDLSAYLNAWQKLNV